The Mucilaginibacter rubeus genomic interval GTAAATATTATAAGGATGGCATAAACGATTATATTGTTCACGGTGCCGATACGGTCAATCCCAAAAACATGGGCACCAAGGCCGCGGTAAACTATGATCTGAATATCCCGGCCGGGAAAAGTTTGAGCCTGCGCCTTCGTTTGTCTGAAGATGCTAATTATAGTTTTGAGGATTTTGACGAAATTTTTGAAGTACGTAAAACGGAAGCCGACCAATTTTACAATGATGTTCATGGCGCTACCATGAACCCCGATCGCCGCCTGATTCAACGGCAGGCTTTCTCTGGAATGTTGTGGAACAAGCAATTTTTTTATACCGATGTACGCCATTGGCTGAGTGGCGATAAAGGGATGCCGCGCCCGCCCGCTCAACGATTAAATGCCCGTAACAGCAAGTGGACCCACCTTAATACAAGGGATATCGTTTCGATGCCAGATAAATGGGAGTACCCTTGGTTTGCCGCATGGGACCTGGCATTTCATTGCCTGCCGCTGGCAACCATTGATATGGCTTTTGCCAAAAATCAGTTGATTTTGCTTACGCGCGACTGGTATATGCATCCTAACGGCCAGTTACCTGCCTACGAATGGGACTTTGGCGATGTGAACCCTCCCGTACACGCGATGGCTGTATGGAATGTTTATAAAACGGATAAAGAAAATAACAACGGCAAAGGCGATACCTATTTCCTGGAACGTGTTTTTCATAAACTGATGCTCAATTTTACCTGGTGGGTTAATCGTAAGGACCAATCAGGTAATAACATCTTCGAGGGTGGTTTCCTGGGGATGGATAACATTGGTGTTTTTGACCGTAATATGCATTTGCCTTCCGGTCAGCACCTGGAACAAGCCGATGGCACCAGCTGGATGGCCATGTACTCGCTTAACTTGCTGCGTATTGCTACCGAGCTTACCGAAAATGATAACGCTTATGCTGATATAGCATCCAAGTTTTTTGAGCACTTCATTTATATCGTTGGCGCGATGTCAAACCTGGGTGAAAATAACGAAGGGTTATGGGATGATGAAGATGGCTTTTTTTACGATCAGATCCGTTTTCCGGATGATGGTTCTGTAAAAATGCGGGTAAGGAGCATAGTTGGTTTAATCCCGCTGTTTGCTACCGAAGTACTGGACGAAAAGGATATCATGGAAAGCCCGGTATTTAAAGACCGCATGAAATGGTTTGCCGAGAACCGGCCCGATCTCGCGTCGCTGGTTTCACGCTGGAACGAGAAAGGAACCGATGGTAAACACTTGATTAGTTTGTTGCGTGGTTACAGGATGAAATCGCTGCTGAGGTATATGCTCGATGAGAATGAGTTTTTGAGCGATTACGGCATTCGTTCATTGTCCAAATATCACCAGAAACATCCTTATCATGTTTCGGTAAATGGGGTTGAGTTTGGAATATCCTATGTGCCGGGCGAGAGCGACAGCGGACTTTTTGGTGGTAACAGCAACTGGCGTGGCCCTATCTGGATGCCGATCAATTACCTGATTATTGATAGTCTGCACCGTTTCTACATGTTTTATGGCGATGAGTTTAAAATAGAATGTCCAACCGGATCCGGGAATTTTATGAACCTGAAGGAA includes:
- a CDS encoding MGH1-like glycoside hydrolase domain-containing protein; its protein translation is MNAEQSRLKDTGWKKWGPYVSDRQWGTVREDYSANGDAWNYITHDMARSKAYRWGEEGIAGICDRQQYLCFAIALWNKKDPIIKERYFGLSNPEGNHGEDVKEMYYYLDSTPTHSYMKTLYKYPQNEFPYSWLVDENKRRGRQDPEFEIMDTGIFDHNEYFDVFTEYAKNAQEDILIKITIHNRSYQDAPLNVMPTLWFRNTWGWGYDSRKPDLVGSSDKVISVFHKDLGQMWLHTEGDGRLLFCDNETNSRRLYNYDDGRKYYKDGINDYIVHGADTVNPKNMGTKAAVNYDLNIPAGKSLSLRLRLSEDANYSFEDFDEIFEVRKTEADQFYNDVHGATMNPDRRLIQRQAFSGMLWNKQFFYTDVRHWLSGDKGMPRPPAQRLNARNSKWTHLNTRDIVSMPDKWEYPWFAAWDLAFHCLPLATIDMAFAKNQLILLTRDWYMHPNGQLPAYEWDFGDVNPPVHAMAVWNVYKTDKENNNGKGDTYFLERVFHKLMLNFTWWVNRKDQSGNNIFEGGFLGMDNIGVFDRNMHLPSGQHLEQADGTSWMAMYSLNLLRIATELTENDNAYADIASKFFEHFIYIVGAMSNLGENNEGLWDDEDGFFYDQIRFPDDGSVKMRVRSIVGLIPLFATEVLDEKDIMESPVFKDRMKWFAENRPDLASLVSRWNEKGTDGKHLISLLRGYRMKSLLRYMLDENEFLSDYGIRSLSKYHQKHPYHVSVNGVEFGISYVPGESDSGLFGGNSNWRGPIWMPINYLIIDSLHRFYMFYGDEFKIECPTGSGNFMNLKEVANELYARVSKLFMKNENGERPVYGKNQKLQNDPHFKDHILFYEFFDGDTGLGLGAAHQTGWTGLIANCLYLE